The following nucleotide sequence is from Methylocella sp..
GCGTCTTCGTCAGCCAAACCGCAACCCTCGTTCGAGCTTTTGGCCGCAACCGCCCCCTTGACATCGTCGTCGCGAATTGACCGTCATTTGGAGCCGGCATGCGCGAAAGCGCACAGCGCGCCAGTCTGAGGGCGCATAGGAAATCATTGTGAAACCCTTGCACGACGCTCCGCCTCGCGATGTGACCGACCGACTTGAGCAGCGTCTCGGGAGAGCCGCCGCGCGCCAGCGTCTCGCCATTGAGGACAATCACCAGCCCCGCCCGTTTGGGCAGGGGTTGGATTTCCTTGAGAAATGGTCTCTCCCTACGCTCTTGCGCGCTGCCCTGCAGCTCAGCGGCCTATACGGGCGGGGACAGCGGAACGCCGCCCGCGTAGAGCTGCGCCGCAACGTCATCGCCTCGCCGCGTCTGCCCCGCGCCTTCGACGGCTTCACGATTCTCCACCTCAGCGACCTCCACATCGAAATGAGCGGACCCGCGATGGAGCAGGTCGCAGAGCTCGTCGCTGGGCTCGACCATGATATTTGCGTGATGACCGGCGATTACCGGGGCGGCACAAGCGGGCCGTTCGAGCCGGCGCTGAAGGGCGTCGCCCAGCTCTGCGCCAAGCTGCAGCGCCCCATTTATGGCGTCCTTGGCAACCATGACACGATCAAAATGGTGCCTGGCCTCGAGGACATCGGCGTCAGTATGTTGCTGAATGAGTCCGTCCGCATCGATCGCGGCGATCAGGCGATCTACCTCGCCGGGATCGACGATGCTCATTCCAGGGTCGCCAATATCGAGAAATCCGCATCAGGCGTGCCTTCCGGCGAATTCTCAATCCTATTGTCCCATACGCCCGAAATGTACCGGCAAGCCTCAAGCGCTGGCTTCGACGCAATTCTCGCCGGGCACACGCATGGCGGCCAGATCTGTCTGCCCGGCGGCATTCCGATCACATTGGATTCCGCCTTGCCCCGGGCATTCGGCGCAGGGCCCTGGAAATACAATAATATGACCGGCTATACCTCCGTCGGAGCGGGATCCTGCGTCGTCGCCGTTCGGCTGAATTGTCCTCCCGAAATCACCTTGCATCGACTGCAGCGGAGTTGAGCCCTCGGAAGTTCGGCGGCTGCTCGGCTTCAGTATGGCCGCTCGCGGATCTTGAGGCTGAACAGGGCGCGAGAGAGCACGATCTCGCCAACCCAGAATAAAGCGGCGCCGATCACCGCGTCATGCGCGGAAAGGCCAAGCGCATCCTTGCAGGCCAGTAAAGGAAAAAGGCTTTCCGGCGCCTGATCAAGTCCTGGCGCCATGCTTTGAGAGGGGAGCTTGAGGCGCCGTTTGACAAAGCTCGACAGCATATCGCCAGCCATGGCGGCGAGCGCCGCGAGCGCTCCCACCGTCCAGGGCAACGCCAGCGCGACCGCAGCCAGCGAGGTTGCAACAACGCTAAGAACAACGCCGCGAATCGTCTTGGATTTTCCTAGCAGGGGCGTTCCATCGGGGAAGCGGAGGCCGAAGTCTACCCGCCACTCACACCAACCGCCGAAAATTCTGCGGCCGAGCAATGGAGCGCCATTGGCGACCAGCACGAGCAAGAGTCCTCTGACGATCAGCCAGACATGCATGTCTTGACCCCGGCGCACGCCGTACTCGTCGACAAGCCAACCCGGAAAAGTGCGTTAAACGCAGGGGCCTCGGCGAAGTTCCGCTTCAACGGGGCATTCCCCTGGGGAGCTGGTCGCGGCTGCGAGCGCTGATCTGGTGCGTCCAAGGCCTTAGGTCTATTTTCCGAGCATCAGCTCCAGATTTTGCAGGGCGGCGCCCGAGGCGCCTTTGCCGAGATTGTCGAGCTTGGCGACGAGAACCGCCTGCCGCTGCGCCTCATTAGAGAAGACCCGCAACTCAAGATCATTGCTTCCGTTGAGCGACTCCGGCTCAATCCTGCCGGACGCCTCGGGCGGCAAAACCTTGACGGCGCGCGCGCCAGCGTAATGGGCTGCGAGAGCAGCTTCAAGATCGGCGGCCTTGGGCTTTCCCGGCAACTCATCGAGAAAGAGCGGGATGTAGACCAGCATTCCCTGGGCGAAATTGCCGACCGAGGGCGTAAATATCGGACGGCGTTTGAGCCCGCTGTAGCGCTGGATTTCCGGCACATGCTTATGCTCGAGGCCAAGCCCATAGCCTTCGTAGGCGGGGGCCGCGCCGCGCTCGTAATCGGCGATCATCGTCTTGCCGCCGCCTGTGTAGCCGGAGACGGCATTGATGGTGATCGGAAAATCCGCCGGTATGATGCCCGCATCGACAAGAGGACGGAGCAGCGCGATCGCGCCGGTAGCATAGCAGCCCGGATTCGACACCAGCTTTGCAGCGCGTATAGCTTCAGCCTGACCCGGCGCGAGTTCGGGAAAGCCATAAATCCAGCCTTCCGCGACCCTGTGTGCGGTCGAGGCATCGAGAACGCGCGGCGCCTTGTCTCCCAAGGTCGCGATGATTGCGAGGGTTTCGCGCGCTGCGTCATCGGGCAGACACATAATGACAAGATCGACGCTCGAAAGCAGCGCTTTCTTGGCATCCGGATTCTTGCGCTGATCCGGCGGCAGATCGACGAGCTCTATGCCCTTTTGCTCGGTGAGACGCGCCCTTATCCCAAGGCCAGTCGTTCCGGATCCGCCGTCGATGAAGATTTTTCCGTGCATGGCCGCAGCCTCTGGGCGAAAAGATTAGTTCAACTTCCACCGACCGCGCTGCGTTTTTGTGAAGGCGCGATCGAACCGGCAAGAAAAAGGCGGCCACCGGCCGCCTTGATCGTAACCTCTGTAAAAGATGGTTAACGTTTCGAGAACTGGAAGCTCCGGCGGGCTTTTCTCTTGCCGTATTTTTTGCGCTCGACGATGCGCGAATCGCGGGTCAAGAACCCTTCCTTCTTAAGGACGCCGCGCAGCTCCGGCTCAAAAGCGACAAGCGCCTTGGAGAGGCCGTGCCGAACCGCGCCAGCCTGCCCCGAGAGGCCGCCGCCCGCAACGGTCACCATCATATCATATTGATCGACGCGCTTGGCCGCGCCGAGGGGCTGCTGCAAAATCATGCGCAGGACGGGACGGGCAAAATAGATTTCGAGCGAACGTCCGTTCACGACGACCTTGCCCGAGCCGGGCTTGATCCAGACGCGGGCGACTGCATTCTTGCGCTTGCCGGTAGCGTAAGCGCGTCCCTGGGGATCAAGCTTTTGAACATAACGCGGCGCTTCCTGCTGGACTGCATCGGCAGCGGCCGCGGCGGTTGCGGTCTTCAGATCCTGAAGCGAAGACAAAGTCTCGGCCATAGTCAGACATTCCTCGCATTCTTGGAGTTGAGGCTGGCGACATCGAGCGTAACCGGCTGCTGCGCCGCGTGCGGATGCTCGCTGCCCGTGTAAACCCGCAGGTTAGCGAACTGCCGCCGACCGAGCGGTCCTTCGGGAAGCATGCGCTCTACGGCTTTTTCGACGATGCGCTCAGGGAACCGTCCATCAAGAATGAACTTGGCCGTCCGCTCCTTGATGCCGCCCGGATAACCGGTATGGTGATGATAAACTTTGTTCTCGCGCTTGCGGCCCGTGAACACTACCTTTTCGGCATTGATGACGATGATATTATCGCCGGTGTCCATGTGCGGCGTATATTTAGGCTTGTGCTTTCCGCGCAATCGCATGGCGATCACCGTCGCAAGTCTGCCGACGACGAGGCCGGTGGCGTCGATCAGCACCCACTTTTTATCGATGTCCGCGGGCTTCGCGGAAAACGTCTTGCCGAACATGAGTTTGGTTCCATGCATAAGGGCCGCGCAGCATCCGCGCCAACCACCGTGTGCGTGAAGGCCTTGTAGGATGATGCCCAGCCCGCGTCAAGACATTCTGTGTGAGCGGGTCAAAAATAAATCTACCTGAAACAATGACTTGCGCAATGCGGTATTACGATACCTGTCAATTCGTCGGCCGCCGCGATCACCGCCTTGACGAAATTCGCCGAAAGGCGCCCCACTCTTGGCGGCGCGGGAAGGATTCCCAACATGGCTAAGGCTAATGAAATCGATTATCCCGATGCGCTGTTGCGCGACGTTTTGCGCAAGGTCAAAACCATCGCCATCGTCGGAGCGTCCGAGAAAGCGGACAGACCGTCGCATCAAGTATCAGCATTTCTCCTCTCGCGCGGCTATCGCGTCATCGGCGTCAATCCCGGCCTCGCCGGACGCGCAATTCTCGGCGCGCCCTTTGTCGGCCGCCTGAAGGATTTGCCCGAACCCATCGACATGGTGGATATTTTCCGAAATTCGGAGGCCGCCGGGGCGGTCGTCGACGAAGCGCTGGAGCTGGAGCCGCTTCCCTTGGTGATCTGGATGCAGCTTGGCGTGCGCAACGAGGCCGCCGCCGCCCGCGCCAAGGCTCGTGGCGTCGAAGTCATCATGAACCGCTGCCCGAAGATCGAATATGACCGGTTGCGGCTAGCTCAAGACTGACGCTGGATCTTTTTCGCGCCGCTTCATCCCAAAACGCCGCGCCTTTTCGCGATCGCGCTCTACCTCCCCTTGGAGAGCGCCTGCGCGTGGACGACGGCCATGGCGAGGACGATCATCGCGAAGGCCTGATGCAGCAGGCCGGCCCAAAGCGGCACGACGAGAACAAGCGTCGCGACGCCGATGAAAGCCTGGGCGGCGACGAGCCCCGTCACCGCCGTGGCGCGGCGGGCGGCGGCGCTTGGTCCAACTTTGATGGAAATATAGAGCGCCTGCCCCAGCGCGAAAATCAGCAGCGCATAGGCGACCATGCGGTGCTGGAATTGAACGGTCAAAATATTGTCGACGAAATTGCGCCAGAGCGGCTGGAACAAACTCAGCTGATCGAGCGGCGGGATGAACTGCCCATCGATCAGCGGCCAAGTGTTATAGGCCCGCCCTGCGCGCAGGCCCGCGACAAGCGCGCCAAGGCCGATCTGGACCAGCACGAGAATAATGAAAGCGCAGGCCAGCGGCAGCAGCCGCGCCGGAAGCGCAACCTTGACTTCGCGTTGACGCAGCGAAGCCGCGAGCCAGACCAGCGCGGCGAACGTCACCGATGCAAGCAAAAGATGAATGGTGAGCCGCTCTTGCGCGACTTCGACGCGTCCCGAAAGGCCGGATTTGACCATCCACCAGCCAACGAACCCCTGCAGCGCGCCGAGCGCCAATATGCCGAGAAGTTTGGGCTTCAGCCCGGTGGGGAGCATGCCCTTGATCCAGAAAAAGATCAGCGGCAACGCGGTTGCAAGGCCGATCAGGCGGCCAAGAAGCCGATGGCTCCATTCCCAAAAGAAAATGAACTTGAAGCCGGCAAGATCCATATTCGGGAAAACTTCGGCATATTGGGGAATCTGCTTGTAGTTCTCGAATTCCGCCTGCCAATCCGCGGCGCTGAGCGGCGGAATGACGCCGGTTAGGGGTTTCCATTGCGTGATCGACAAGCCGGACTCGGTGAGCCGCGTCGCGCCGCCGACGACGACCATCAAAAACACCAGCGCGGCGAGGCTCCATAGCCAGATCGCAACGGCGCGGTGCCCTTTATCGCTCTCCTTGGCGAAAGTCGCCTGGCGCAGCGGCGACGGATCGTAAACCCAGGTCATGTGGATCCCCTCGCGCCAGCCGCGATATCTCGCAAGCGGTTAGCGCTTTTTCGGCAAATCAATTAAATCTTGCCGACCGACTTAGAGCCCTTGCAGGGCGAAGTCTACGCGCAGCCTGTCGCAGACGCGCCTTGAAATGGATCTAGAGGGAATCATGCGGATTCGAACTCGCAAATTCATCGGCGCGATCGTCATGACCGGATTTGTGATCGTCTACGCGCTGGTCGCCATGGCTCTCGCGCAGGCGCGTCCCCTGCAAGAAGCGTCCGGATTGATTCAAGGGCTGAGCTATGCGGCGCTGGGCCTTGCCTGGATTTTGCCGCTGATGCCTTTGATCAGGTGGATGCAGAAGCCCGACGCTTGAGCCGCATACCCCTTGTTAAGCCGCGTCCTGACCAAGCCTTGCGTGAACCCGGATCGGCGCGCCTATGACCAAAATCTCCCCAGCGCCGCATTCGAGCAGCTCGGCCTCGGCTTTGCGGATGGCGCCCTCAGGAGGGTTCGGCGGCGCGGCCAGCACCACGAAATCGGCCGCGCCGGCGAGTATTTTCGCCATATCGTCGGCGTCGAGCGGAGGCGCGAGCAGCCAAATAAAATCATAGGTGCGCGCCAACGCGTCGAGGATGCGCCCGAGTTCGCCAATGTCGATCGGCCCGGCGTCGCCCAGGGGCGCAAAATGAAGCCGCGATTCAGGATCGCGGCGGATGACCTCGTCGAATGAGGCGGTCCCCGAAACAAGATCGCTCAACCCCGGCGCCCCACACTCCGGGAGAGCCTCAGCATTGGCTGCGTCAAGCGAAACGACAATTGAGCGCCCTTCGCGCGCAAGAAGACGCCCCAGCGCCAACATCACATTCGGCGCCGCGAGGGCGTCAGCCAATCTTGCGCCGACGATGCGGACGCCGCCGCCGGGGCGCCTTGCCGATAGGACGCGCCGCGCGACCTCCGCCAAAGCTTGCGCGTTCTCCGCTTCCGCGCGGTTCAAATTCGCGGACCTGCGGACCTGCGGACCAAGACGCGCGGTCTCCTTGAGGCGAACAAAAACGTCAGCCTGTCCCAGGGCGCGAGGCGGCGCCTCGGGCTCCTCAATTGGCGCGCGCAAGCGGACGACGGGGCGCCGCATCGCTCTAAAGACAAGCGCTCCGAGCATGGTTATGGCGGCGACGCCGCCGCACAGCGCGAGCAGCAAAGTCCGGTTTGGAGGGGCGGGGCGCCGCGGCGGCGTCGCGCGGGCGACGACGATCCCGGATTCGGCGTCGGAGCGCATTTCGAGATACAGATCGGCAATTCGATTGGCGGCGTTTGCCGCAAGGTCGCGATCGTCGGACCGGAACGCGATCCTGATCAGCCCCGTCGCCGGCGAGGCGTTGACGGTCAGGCGATCCTCATAGGATTTGAGGATGCGCTCATCCGCGCTCATCCGCACCGGATCGCGCATAAGACCAGTCAGAATAAGCGCGCGAGAGATGAGCCCGACGCCGCCATGCGCGACCGGATCGAATTCGGGCCGGGCTTCAATCCCTAGCTCCTTGATGGCGCGGCGGGCAAGATCCCGCGAGGCCACCAGCCGTTCCGCGCCTCTGGCCGCGAATTCGGCGTTATTTTCTACATTTGCCGGATTGGTCGGGCCATCGACGAGAATCTGCGCCTCGCCGCGATATTGCGGCGTCGTCAGCAGCAGAAAGAGGCCGAGAGAAAACAGAGCCGCGATCGGCGCTCCGATCAGCCCCCATTTGCACGTGACGAGAACGTCGCGAAAACGGTCGATTGTGGGGGAACGCTCCGGGCTCGGCTCATTCCAGTCCAGCCAGTCCATCGCCGACTCCAGAATTCTTAACGACGCCATGAGACGCCGTTAAGGTTTCCGAGTGGTTAACGATCCATCCTTCGGCTGTGGATATCCGCGCAGCCGGCCCCTTGGCCGCGCCTCGCGTTATCGGCCCGAGCTCAACCCAGCGATGCGGGTCGCGGCGCGCAAAGTATTGCTCATCAACATGGCGATCGTCATGGGCCCGACGCCGCCAGGAACCGGCGTGATGGCCGCGGCGCGGTCGAGCATTTCCGCGAAGGCTACGTCGCCGACAAGCCGCGTCTTCGCCACGGCGGACGCGTCTTTTGACGGCGCCGGGATCCGGTTGATGCCGACGTCGATGACGATGGCGCCGGGTTTGATCCAATCACCGCGAATCATTTCGGGACGCCCGACAGCGGCGATCAGCACATCCGCGCGCCCGACCGTAGCTGCAAGATCGCGCGTGCGGGAATGAGCGATGGTCACTGTCGCGTTGCGCCCGAGCAGCAATTGCGCGATCGGCTTGCCGACGAGATTGGAGCGGCCGACGACAACGGCCTCGGCGCCGGAGAGGTTGAAGTTGAGCGCAGCAGCGGCCTTTTCGAGCAGAACCATGCAGCCCGCCGGCGTACAGGGCACCAGCGCGCGTTCAAAATCCCCAATTGCAAGCAGACCGGAATTAATCGGGTGCAGGCCGTCGACGTCTTTGTCCGGGGAAATAGATTCGATGATGCGGGTGGCGTCGGCCCCACCCGGCAACGGCAATTGCAGCAGGATGCCATGGATCGCCGGATCGGCATTGAGCTTCTGGATCAGCGCGATGAGTTCGGCTTCGCTCGTCGTCGCCGCGAGATCGTACTGAACGGAATGAAAACCGCAGGCCTTCGCAGCCTTTCCTTTCGCCCCGACATAAACCTGGCTCGCAGGATCGGCGCCGACAAGAATTACGGCAAGACCTGGCTTCAGACCTTGGGAGGAGAGGCCGCGGACCTTTTCCGTAATCCCCGCCAGAACCTCTTCCGAGCCGCGTTTGCCGTCGATCAGAAGGGCCCTGCCGCTTGAGGGGCGCAAGACGCCGCTTTCCACGGTTGGCGTCGTCGTAGGGGCCAGGGACATCCGATATTCTCCAGGTGAACGCTTGGGGCGGGCGGTAAATCTTTTGTCAGAATTTGGCGGCGCTGCCAAGCTGGCTTCGCCGACGGCCTTGATAGCCGCCCAACGCATGATCAATCGCCGTGACAATCAGCCCCAGTCCGAAAAACGCCACAAGCAGGAAAAGCGCGTTGAGGCCGACATGAGCATAGCCAAGCTTAGTCACGTCGATGAATGGATAGGGGTAAATTCCAAAAGCCGCCCCCCGCAGCAGAATATATATCAAGTACAGAATCGGAAAGACGAGCCAGAGGGCCGGGTCGCTCCATCGAAGGCGCCTTTTCGGCGTACAGGCCGCCCAATAGACTGGGTAGAGGATCGGCATCGCGCCATGCAAAACGCCATCTGCAAGCAATTGCAAGCCTTGCGGGTTCCATAAATTGCGCAGCAAAACCGCGTAGACCACGCCGACAATGATTATGTAAACGACGAGCCCCGCCCTGGCGCTTGGCCGCAATAGCATTTGGTCGGATTGCGGCCGCAGGGCTGAAAGCGTTAAAACCAGCGCCACAAGCATATTCGTTTCGATCGTGAAGAAGCTGAAAAAACGGACCAGCGACGCTGCGACCGACAGATTTTCCGAAACGGCGTGGTGAATGTTGAGGGACAACTGCACAATCACGCCGAACCAGGCGAGGACGGCGAGGACCGCTGCGGCGATGCGCGCCAAACCTGACGGCGGCATCGTTCCAAGGCGCATCTTTCCTTCCAAGCCGCTGGGCATGAAACATCTCCTCTAGAGCGCGTCGGGGCGCGAAACTGGTTCGCCGACGGGCACGACTGGTGCTTCTGACTATATGCTCGCTCTCGCAGGCAACGCCAAATCAGCGCCGCCGCCGCCCGCAGTTGCGAATTTCGACCCGGCAGCTCTAGGCCGCTGAATGCGTATATAACGCAACGTGATGCGCGACGGCGCCCGGCTCCAGAACGCGCATCGATGGCTTGGCGAAGAGATCGCCGCAAAAATCCTGCGGATCGCCGTATCCGGTCCAGCTCTCGACCGCGAGGAATGGCGCGTCCGGTCTCGACCAAAGCGCAAAATGGGAGAAATTCGAGGTCTCGATCAGCAGCGCCGCGCCATCCTTGCGCTCGAAGCGAAGGCTGCGGCTGCGGGCGTTCAGAAAACACAGCGCCTCATGCGCAAAGAGTTCAGGGTCGAGGCTGAGCTTGCGGCCAACGAGCGGCGTTTTGCGGCGGCTCTCCAAAAAAAGCCCCTGCTTCGAGATTTCCGGGACCAGCGGATCTTCTTCCGCCGCGAATATGATTGCGTAGTCGCCGCGCGCGCCGCCGGCGAAAGGCCAGCGGAAGCCCGGATGCAGCCCGCAGGCGTAGGGCATCGGCCCCGCGCCGCGATTCTCGACGGTCAAGGTGGTGGCGAGACCGCGTTCCGACAAAGCGTAAGTCAGGCAAAGCCAGAACGAGAACGGATAGCGCGCCAGCGTGGCTTCGTTGCTGGCGAGGGTGAGCCGGGCTCGATCGGACGCGAGGCTTTGGGCGCAAAAATCCATGCCGCGCGCAAAACCGTGCAGGCCGAGGGGATAGGCCTCGCCCGCGACGCGAACCTCGCCGCCATTTGTCCAGCCGACAATGGGAAACAGGATTGGCGCTGTCTCGGCCCAAACGGCAGGATCGCTTTCCCACAAAAGAGGCGCTCCGCCGATGCTCCACTGAAGCAGCTCGGCGCCGCGAAGGGCGATCGTCGCGCGAGCCGCCCCGCAAATGAGTTCTATGCTGTCCATCAGGTCTCGGGGTTTAGCAGACGCCATCGCAACCTCTCCGACCGCGCAGGAAGTCGCCGATGTTGCCTCTGCGACAAGATCCGCAGCGAGGGGCAACACGCCAGAAAACGCAACCGAATATAGCCCCATTGCAACCATCGTGTGTGCAATCTCACAACGAACAAGCATAAAGAGCGCCATGAAGCCTCTCGCTATCGTCCTTTTCAGCCTCTGCCCCGCTCCAACTGATCAGCCAAACGAATCATGTGCGGCTGTGTCTTGCGGATATCTTGGCCGGTCGTGGCCGAAGTCAGGCCCCGACGACCGCCGCCTCGCGCCAATGGCTTTGGCGCCGGCTGGCAAACGCGCTAGGCTTCTCAGTCGATTGCAAAAAAAGCCGCAGCCTCGATGCGCGACCTCGCGCCAAACGCTGGAAAGTCAAAAGGTGAAGCAGACTCTAGCGCCCTCTCGCATCCCCTCCTTTCGAAACCTGTTTCGACTGCAGGGCTTTTTCGGCAAATACGTCGCCTATTTCGTTGGGCTGGTGCTGTTTGTTCTGACGATCAGCAGCGTGATCGACATGTGGATCACCTACCGCGACACCAAAAACGCGCTGCTCCACTCAGAGAGCGAAAAAGCCGATGATGCGGCGGAGC
It contains:
- a CDS encoding metallophosphoesterase, which codes for MKPLHDAPPRDVTDRLEQRLGRAAARQRLAIEDNHQPRPFGQGLDFLEKWSLPTLLRAALQLSGLYGRGQRNAARVELRRNVIASPRLPRAFDGFTILHLSDLHIEMSGPAMEQVAELVAGLDHDICVMTGDYRGGTSGPFEPALKGVAQLCAKLQRPIYGVLGNHDTIKMVPGLEDIGVSMLLNESVRIDRGDQAIYLAGIDDAHSRVANIEKSASGVPSGEFSILLSHTPEMYRQASSAGFDAILAGHTHGGQICLPGGIPITLDSALPRAFGAGPWKYNNMTGYTSVGAGSCVVAVRLNCPPEITLHRLQRS
- the rplM gene encoding 50S ribosomal protein L13, with translation MFGKTFSAKPADIDKKWVLIDATGLVVGRLATVIAMRLRGKHKPKYTPHMDTGDNIIVINAEKVVFTGRKRENKVYHHHTGYPGGIKERTAKFILDGRFPERIVEKAVERMLPEGPLGRRQFANLRVYTGSEHPHAAQQPVTLDVASLNSKNARNV
- a CDS encoding CDP-archaeol synthase, which codes for MRRGQDMHVWLIVRGLLLVLVANGAPLLGRRIFGGWCEWRVDFGLRFPDGTPLLGKSKTIRGVVLSVVATSLAAVALALPWTVGALAALAAMAGDMLSSFVKRRLKLPSQSMAPGLDQAPESLFPLLACKDALGLSAHDAVIGAALFWVGEIVLSRALFSLKIRERPY
- the rpsI gene encoding 30S ribosomal protein S9, giving the protein MAETLSSLQDLKTATAAAAADAVQQEAPRYVQKLDPQGRAYATGKRKNAVARVWIKPGSGKVVVNGRSLEIYFARPVLRMILQQPLGAAKRVDQYDMMVTVAGGGLSGQAGAVRHGLSKALVAFEPELRGVLKKEGFLTRDSRIVERKKYGKRKARRSFQFSKR
- a CDS encoding aldose 1-epimerase family protein, whose product is MALFMLVRCEIAHTMVAMGLYSVAFSGVLPLAADLVAEATSATSCAVGEVAMASAKPRDLMDSIELICGAARATIALRGAELLQWSIGGAPLLWESDPAVWAETAPILFPIVGWTNGGEVRVAGEAYPLGLHGFARGMDFCAQSLASDRARLTLASNEATLARYPFSFWLCLTYALSERGLATTLTVENRGAGPMPYACGLHPGFRWPFAGGARGDYAIIFAAEEDPLVPEISKQGLFLESRRKTPLVGRKLSLDPELFAHEALCFLNARSRSLRFERKDGAALLIETSNFSHFALWSRPDAPFLAVESWTGYGDPQDFCGDLFAKPSMRVLEPGAVAHHVALYTHSAA
- a CDS encoding DUF2842 domain-containing protein, whose amino-acid sequence is MRIRTRKFIGAIVMTGFVIVYALVAMALAQARPLQEASGLIQGLSYAALGLAWILPLMPLIRWMQKPDA
- a CDS encoding Pr6Pr family membrane protein, which encodes MPSGLEGKMRLGTMPPSGLARIAAAVLAVLAWFGVIVQLSLNIHHAVSENLSVAASLVRFFSFFTIETNMLVALVLTLSALRPQSDQMLLRPSARAGLVVYIIIVGVVYAVLLRNLWNPQGLQLLADGVLHGAMPILYPVYWAACTPKRRLRWSDPALWLVFPILYLIYILLRGAAFGIYPYPFIDVTKLGYAHVGLNALFLLVAFFGLGLIVTAIDHALGGYQGRRRSQLGSAAKF
- the argC gene encoding N-acetyl-gamma-glutamyl-phosphate reductase produces the protein MHGKIFIDGGSGTTGLGIRARLTEQKGIELVDLPPDQRKNPDAKKALLSSVDLVIMCLPDDAARETLAIIATLGDKAPRVLDASTAHRVAEGWIYGFPELAPGQAEAIRAAKLVSNPGCYATGAIALLRPLVDAGIIPADFPITINAVSGYTGGGKTMIADYERGAAPAYEGYGLGLEHKHVPEIQRYSGLKRRPIFTPSVGNFAQGMLVYIPLFLDELPGKPKAADLEAALAAHYAGARAVKVLPPEASGRIEPESLNGSNDLELRVFSNEAQRQAVLVAKLDNLGKGASGAALQNLELMLGK
- the folD gene encoding bifunctional methylenetetrahydrofolate dehydrogenase/methenyltetrahydrofolate cyclohydrolase FolD; the encoded protein is MSLAPTTTPTVESGVLRPSSGRALLIDGKRGSEEVLAGITEKVRGLSSQGLKPGLAVILVGADPASQVYVGAKGKAAKACGFHSVQYDLAATTSEAELIALIQKLNADPAIHGILLQLPLPGGADATRIIESISPDKDVDGLHPINSGLLAIGDFERALVPCTPAGCMVLLEKAAAALNFNLSGAEAVVVGRSNLVGKPIAQLLLGRNATVTIAHSRTRDLAATVGRADVLIAAVGRPEMIRGDWIKPGAIVIDVGINRIPAPSKDASAVAKTRLVGDVAFAEMLDRAAAITPVPGGVGPMTIAMLMSNTLRAATRIAGLSSGR
- a CDS encoding CoA-binding protein, with translation MAKANEIDYPDALLRDVLRKVKTIAIVGASEKADRPSHQVSAFLLSRGYRVIGVNPGLAGRAILGAPFVGRLKDLPEPIDMVDIFRNSEAAGAVVDEALELEPLPLVIWMQLGVRNEAAAARAKARGVEVIMNRCPKIEYDRLRLAQD
- a CDS encoding COX15/CtaA family protein yields the protein MTWVYDPSPLRQATFAKESDKGHRAVAIWLWSLAALVFLMVVVGGATRLTESGLSITQWKPLTGVIPPLSAADWQAEFENYKQIPQYAEVFPNMDLAGFKFIFFWEWSHRLLGRLIGLATALPLIFFWIKGMLPTGLKPKLLGILALGALQGFVGWWMVKSGLSGRVEVAQERLTIHLLLASVTFAALVWLAASLRQREVKVALPARLLPLACAFIILVLVQIGLGALVAGLRAGRAYNTWPLIDGQFIPPLDQLSLFQPLWRNFVDNILTVQFQHRMVAYALLIFALGQALYISIKVGPSAAARRATAVTGLVAAQAFIGVATLVLVVPLWAGLLHQAFAMIVLAMAVVHAQALSKGR